In Callospermophilus lateralis isolate mCalLat2 chromosome 18, mCalLat2.hap1, whole genome shotgun sequence, one DNA window encodes the following:
- the LOC143383257 gene encoding uncharacterized protein LOC143383257: MTPEQMETQGPVQHHVGHRGPGSPFKQKPSMRARPGLPEPQPLSPAEPPPCPRPWLPPGYRPRLGHRSWNPESIRTAHQQRCLGSGTTGHSSLQETRGHQPGTSRRISDWQLPVAGPWPASHLQLPALVPGSRLPPLPRAKPEQVCLALPRAHGAGDGAGVQSAQGRGSQTTLTPGASRLRPSLLGASSPTRSPPAPAALTPTPLLPFWPGSCPLPRSTLRLHLGLPLRSQSPPWQVPPDPDSQGSHVCVSGLWPPYFPFFSSFCLRMKRAVPCHPREEPQIRQATGKDVPSFSGERMEPLIIIKKSPWDLWRPWASERFASVGSWGTGEVEA, encoded by the coding sequence ATGACACCGGAGCAGATGGAAACTCAGGGCCCCGTGCAGCACCACGTAGGCCACCGTGGACCTGGCTCCCCTTTCAAACAGAAGCCGTCCATGCGTGCCCGCCCAGGGCTGCCAGAGCCTCAGCCCCTGTCCCCAGCAGAGCCACCTCCTTGCCCACGGCCCTGGCTCCCTCCGGGCTACCGCCCACGGCTGGGTCATCGGTCCTGGAACCCAGAGAGCATCCGCACTGCCCACCAGCAGCGCTGCCTTGGGAGTGGAACAACAGGCCACTCGAGTCTGCAGGAGACCAGAGGCCACCAGCCGGGAACCTCCAGGCGCATCTCAGACTGGCAGCTGCCTGTGGCCGGGCCCTGGCCCGCGAGTCACCTCCAGCTCCCAGCACTTGTCCCGGGGAGCCGTCTGCCGCCTCTCCCCCGGGCGAAGCCTGAGCAGGTTTGCCTTGCGCTGCCCCGTGCTCATGGGGCCGGGGACGGGGCTGGGGTCCAGTCCGCGCAAGGACGAGGGAGCCAGACTACGCTAACCCCAGGTGCTTCCAGGCTCCGTCCCTCACTCCTGGGAGCCAGCTCGCCAACCCGGTCTCCACCTGCCCCGGCTGCCCTCACCCCCACGCCCCTTCTCCCCTTCTGGCCAGGGTCTTGCCCTCTTCCCCGCTCCACGCTGCGCCTGCACCTTGGCCTCCCTCTCCGGAGCCAGTCACCTCCCTGGCAGGTCCCTCCTGACCCTGACTCCCAGGGAAGCCATGTGTGCGTGTCTGGCCTCTGGCCGCcctatttccctttcttctcttctttttgccTAAGAATGAAGCGAGCAGTTCCCTGCCACCCTCGGGAAGAGCCTCAGATACGCCAGGCCACGGGCAAAGATGTCCCCTCCTTCTCGGGGGAAAGAATGGaaccattaataataataaaaaaaagtccCTGGGATTTATGGAGGCCTTGGGCCTCTGAGCGTTTTGCATCCGTTGGCTCCTGGGGCACAGGAGAGGTGGAGGCCTGA